The following coding sequences lie in one Sedimentibacter sp. MB35-C1 genomic window:
- the arsB gene encoding ACR3 family arsenite efflux transporter translates to MSKKNASGIGFFQKYLTVWVALCMAAGVLIGRFIPIIPEILGMFEYANVSIPTAILIWIMIYPMMMKVDFESIKNVGKNPKGLYVVWVINWLVKPFTMYAIVSFFLFAVFKNFITPELATNYLAGAVLLGAAPCTAMVFVWSTLTKGDPAYTVVQVATNDLIILVAFIPIVKFLLGVSNVSVPWDTLVLSVVLFVVIPLTAGVLTRLNIVKKKGLEYFESEFLQKFDGVTTVGLLLMLVLLFSFQGETILNNPLHILLIAVPLIIQTLFIFFIAYFACKLLKLPYDIAAPAGMIGASNFFELSVAVAIALFGMDSPAALATTVGVLTEVPTMLLLVYVANRTADLFPKY, encoded by the coding sequence ATGAGCAAAAAAAATGCATCCGGAATAGGATTTTTTCAAAAATATTTAACAGTATGGGTTGCGCTGTGTATGGCTGCAGGTGTGCTTATAGGAAGATTTATCCCTATAATTCCTGAGATTTTAGGCATGTTTGAATATGCCAATGTGTCGATACCAACTGCAATATTAATATGGATAATGATTTATCCAATGATGATGAAAGTAGATTTTGAGAGCATAAAAAATGTAGGTAAGAACCCGAAAGGTTTATATGTTGTATGGGTGATAAACTGGCTTGTGAAGCCGTTTACAATGTATGCAATAGTGTCATTTTTCTTGTTTGCTGTTTTTAAAAATTTTATAACCCCTGAACTTGCAACTAATTATCTGGCAGGTGCTGTATTGCTGGGGGCTGCTCCGTGCACAGCAATGGTTTTTGTGTGGAGTACATTAACAAAGGGGGATCCTGCATATACGGTGGTTCAGGTTGCCACAAATGATTTAATTATATTGGTGGCATTTATTCCAATAGTAAAATTTTTGCTTGGGGTAAGCAACGTTTCTGTTCCTTGGGATACATTGGTTTTATCGGTTGTTCTTTTTGTAGTGATACCATTGACAGCCGGTGTTTTAACCAGATTGAATATAGTTAAGAAAAAGGGATTGGAATACTTTGAAAGTGAATTCTTGCAAAAGTTTGACGGAGTTACTACAGTCGGTTTATTATTAATGTTAGTATTGCTATTTTCATTCCAAGGGGAAACTATATTAAATAATCCTTTGCATATTTTACTAATTGCGGTACCGCTTATAATACAAACACTTTTCATATTTTTTATTGCATATTTTGCCTGTAAACTGCTTAAGCTTCCATATGATATAGCAGCACCGGCCGGTATGATTGGGGCATCAAATTTTTTTGAACTTTCTGTAGCAGTAGCGATAGCATTATTTGGAATGGATTCACCGGCTGCTCTAGCCACAACTGTAGGTGTTCTGACAGAGGTGCCTACAATGCTGCTTCTTGTATATGTTGCTAATAGAACAGCTGACTTGTTTCCAAAATATTGA
- a CDS encoding DMT family transporter: MNKILKFTNQMFSGEIIGYLMILTAGTLWGTIGLFVKLLNGVGATSSLTSFMRLFMGFCILIPIMFFKGGTKLFKIDGKGLFQCFLLGTLSQALFNYCYTVSIGSVGVATASILLYTAPVFVCVMSKIFFKELIGIQKVFALALNITGCFLMVTGGNLSNLKISSAGIIFGLTAAFMYSLVTIIGKITSGNINPFTVVFYSFLFGWIVLGIFTSPWKDIADAWSFRFLVYSIGYGFIPTVGSYLLYMGGLCRKLELSKVPVIASVETVVASLIGVIVFKEKIGLINMFGIIILIMSIAIMNLNSKKTNREIAHCNITEVDKIK, encoded by the coding sequence ATGAATAAAATTTTGAAATTTACAAACCAGATGTTTTCAGGCGAAATTATTGGATATTTAATGATTTTGACTGCCGGAACATTGTGGGGAACAATAGGGTTATTTGTGAAATTATTGAATGGTGTTGGAGCCACATCTTCACTAACTTCATTTATGAGGCTGTTTATGGGGTTTTGCATTTTAATTCCCATAATGTTTTTCAAGGGCGGAACAAAGTTATTTAAAATAGACGGGAAGGGGTTGTTTCAGTGTTTTTTACTGGGAACACTGTCTCAGGCGCTGTTTAACTATTGCTATACTGTAAGCATAGGAAGCGTAGGGGTTGCTACGGCTTCCATACTTTTATATACCGCACCCGTATTTGTGTGCGTTATGTCAAAAATTTTCTTTAAAGAATTAATAGGAATACAAAAGGTTTTTGCACTTGCATTAAATATTACGGGATGTTTTCTAATGGTAACCGGCGGAAACTTGTCAAATTTAAAAATATCTTCAGCAGGAATAATTTTCGGCCTTACGGCGGCTTTTATGTACAGCCTTGTAACAATTATAGGGAAAATTACATCCGGCAATATTAATCCGTTTACGGTTGTATTTTACAGCTTCTTGTTTGGCTGGATTGTGCTTGGAATTTTTACGTCGCCGTGGAAGGATATTGCGGATGCGTGGAGCTTTAGATTTTTGGTTTATTCAATTGGGTACGGTTTTATACCTACAGTGGGCTCTTACCTGCTTTATATGGGTGGTTTGTGCAGGAAACTGGAGCTTTCCAAAGTGCCGGTAATTGCTTCTGTGGAGACGGTGGTTGCATCGCTTATAGGAGTAATTGTGTTTAAGGAAAAAATAGGACTAATTAATATGTTTGGAATTATTATTCTTATCATGTCTATTGCTATAATGAATCTAAATTCAAAAAAAACAAACAGAGAAATTGCACATTGCAATATAACCGAGGTTGATAAGATAAAATAA
- a CDS encoding glucose 1-dehydrogenase: MSDLFSLKGKIALVTGASSGLGVQFATALARQGADVAVLARRVEKLNRVKEELEKLGVRSFAVQCDVSDVEQIKTAVAKVKEHFGRIDILVNNAGIALVEPAESQSDETWEKMIKVNLNAVYYFAREVGKIMVEQKYGKIINTGSIHSTVAMTGLPISAYATTKGGVMMMSKALANEWAKYNITVNTIGPAYFESEMTAGIVSDKSFSDAVKAYCPMGRIGKKGELDGAVVYFASDASSYTTGQYLAVDGGWTSI, from the coding sequence ATGAGTGATTTATTTAGTCTGAAAGGTAAGATAGCTTTGGTGACAGGCGCTTCTTCAGGTTTGGGCGTGCAATTTGCAACAGCGTTGGCAAGACAGGGTGCAGATGTTGCCGTTCTGGCAAGAAGAGTTGAAAAATTAAATAGAGTAAAGGAAGAATTGGAAAAGCTGGGAGTAAGAAGCTTTGCGGTTCAATGCGATGTAAGCGATGTTGAACAGATTAAGACTGCAGTGGCAAAGGTTAAAGAACATTTTGGCAGAATAGATATTCTTGTAAACAACGCAGGCATAGCTCTTGTTGAACCTGCAGAGTCTCAATCTGACGAAACTTGGGAAAAGATGATTAAGGTTAATTTAAATGCAGTTTATTATTTTGCAAGAGAAGTCGGGAAAATAATGGTAGAGCAAAAATACGGAAAAATAATAAATACAGGATCAATACACAGCACAGTTGCCATGACCGGCCTTCCTATTTCAGCGTATGCAACTACTAAGGGCGGAGTTATGATGATGTCCAAGGCATTAGCAAATGAATGGGCTAAGTATAATATTACGGTTAATACCATCGGGCCAGCTTATTTTGAAAGTGAGATGACTGCTGGGATTGTTTCTGATAAATCATTTTCAGATGCGGTTAAGGCTTACTGCCCTATGGGAAGAATAGGCAAAAAAGGAGAGCTTGACGGAGCGGTAGTTTATTTTGCTTCAGATGCATCAAGCTATACAACGGGTCAATATCTTGCAGTAGACGGCGGGTGGACGTCGATCTAA
- a CDS encoding GNAT family N-acetyltransferase gives MEHIVENMKPSDWKQVKNIYIEGIKTGIATFQSDAPSWEEWDKSHISTCRLVARSSNNDISGWAALSPTSSRECYNGVVEVSIYVSEKFKGQGVGKSLLTKLVKESEANGFWTLYCAIIRENAASIALHKKCGFREIGIREKIAKMNDGIWHDVMLMERRSSVVGVNQ, from the coding sequence ATGGAGCATATAGTTGAAAATATGAAGCCATCTGATTGGAAGCAGGTTAAAAACATTTACATAGAAGGAATAAAGACAGGCATTGCAACATTCCAGTCAGATGCACCTAGCTGGGAGGAGTGGGACAAATCCCATATAAGTACCTGCAGACTTGTTGCCCGCTCGTCTAACAATGATATTTCCGGATGGGCTGCGCTAAGCCCTACATCAAGTAGAGAATGCTACAATGGAGTTGTGGAGGTAAGCATTTATGTAAGCGAAAAATTCAAGGGACAGGGTGTCGGAAAATCTTTGCTGACAAAACTAGTTAAAGAATCCGAAGCGAATGGTTTTTGGACATTGTATTGTGCGATCATAAGAGAAAATGCTGCCAGTATAGCTTTGCATAAGAAATGCGGCTTCAGAGAAATAGGCATAAGAGAAAAAATAGCAAAAATGAATGATGGCATTTGGCATGATGTAATGCTTATGGAACGTAGAAGTTCAGTTGTAGGTGTAAATCAATAA
- a CDS encoding helix-turn-helix transcriptional regulator — translation MKNRLEKIRNERGINQEDLAKALSVSRQTISSLENGRYNPSILLAFKIAKYFSMAIEDIFIYEEDIK, via the coding sequence ATGAAAAATCGATTGGAAAAAATACGAAATGAGCGCGGAATAAACCAGGAAGATCTGGCAAAAGCATTGTCGGTATCACGCCAGACAATAAGCTCATTGGAGAATGGTCGTTACAATCCTTCAATTTTGCTTGCTTTTAAAATAGCAAAATACTTTTCAATGGCAATTGAAGATATTTTTATTTATGAGGAGGACATAAAATGA
- a CDS encoding sigma-54-dependent Fis family transcriptional regulator, with protein sequence MLAGMKERWMGYMNNEINSKDIRADIFESWERCRKMKVNHLAGYGKKAGESQLKESVLKRQELIKLSRPIMENVFEMVKNTSYSVVLTDENGIIIDLIINKDIMDFHSSLNFVKGSLWDEKSVGTNAIGTCLAINKPIQVIGAEHYCEYHHKWTCSAAPIHNSKGEIIGSFDISGRAEDVQTHTFGIAASSAECIEKQLVISESYNLMDTTFDSILDGVMVIDSNMKIVKINNKIPELFHMDEKDIFNINVNKMLNGVEIEKDIFESKNKLSFSDLTISIDNKKIECSLSISPLTEGKVVTGAVILMREAKQVIKEVSKLAGFKANFTFDNIITVNDRMNEIINSAKKISKTNCSVLIEGESGVGKELYAQSIHNESYRRKGPFVAINCSAIPKELFESELFGYESGSFTGAMKGGRPGKFELARGGTIFLDEIGEIPQEVQPKLLRVLDNNKIVRIGGTYERELDVRVISATNRNLFEEVAKGSFRQDLYFRLNVINLRVPPLRKRKEDILELARYFLKSLNYENRDVNNKKTFSKGFENKLVEYEWTGNVRELKNIIQRAYYMAEGEIIKNVSLPLNKAAKSVRETANLNLKDIERDSIVQALSFNNRNVLKAAKDLNISKATIYRKIKAYSIDLDDIERLAQ encoded by the coding sequence ATGTTAGCTGGAATGAAGGAAAGATGGATGGGATACATGAATAATGAAATAAATTCAAAAGATATAAGAGCAGATATATTTGAATCATGGGAAAGATGCAGGAAAATGAAAGTAAATCATCTTGCCGGATATGGAAAAAAAGCAGGCGAATCTCAGCTTAAGGAAAGCGTATTGAAAAGGCAGGAGCTTATTAAGCTTTCCAGGCCCATAATGGAAAATGTGTTTGAAATGGTCAAAAACACTAGCTACAGTGTTGTACTTACAGATGAAAATGGAATAATTATTGATTTAATCATTAACAAGGACATTATGGATTTTCACAGCAGCTTGAATTTTGTCAAAGGTTCCTTGTGGGATGAAAAAAGTGTCGGTACCAATGCAATAGGAACTTGCCTGGCTATAAATAAGCCTATTCAGGTAATCGGTGCAGAGCATTATTGCGAATATCATCATAAATGGACATGCTCGGCGGCTCCTATACATAATAGCAAGGGAGAAATAATAGGCTCATTTGACATATCAGGACGTGCGGAGGATGTGCAGACACATACGTTCGGTATAGCCGCATCAAGTGCAGAATGCATAGAAAAACAGCTTGTAATTTCAGAATCATACAACCTCATGGATACAACTTTCGATTCCATACTTGATGGAGTTATGGTGATTGACAGTAATATGAAAATAGTAAAAATAAATAATAAAATACCTGAGCTTTTTCATATGGATGAAAAGGATATTTTTAACATTAATGTAAATAAAATGCTCAATGGTGTAGAGATTGAAAAAGATATTTTTGAAAGTAAGAATAAGCTGAGCTTTTCTGATTTAACTATTTCAATAGATAATAAAAAGATAGAATGTTCACTGAGTATTTCGCCTTTGACAGAAGGAAAAGTAGTTACAGGTGCGGTTATCCTTATGAGAGAAGCTAAGCAGGTTATAAAGGAAGTAAGTAAACTGGCAGGATTTAAAGCTAACTTTACTTTCGACAATATTATAACTGTAAATGATAGAATGAATGAAATAATTAATAGTGCAAAGAAAATTTCCAAGACAAATTGTTCTGTTTTAATAGAGGGAGAAAGCGGCGTCGGGAAGGAATTATATGCTCAATCTATACACAACGAGAGTTACAGGAGAAAAGGCCCGTTTGTAGCAATAAACTGTTCAGCAATTCCGAAAGAATTATTTGAAAGCGAGTTGTTCGGCTACGAAAGCGGTTCATTTACCGGAGCTATGAAAGGCGGAAGACCTGGAAAATTTGAGCTGGCAAGAGGAGGTACGATTTTTCTGGATGAAATCGGTGAAATACCGCAGGAGGTTCAGCCAAAACTTCTGAGAGTGCTGGATAACAATAAAATAGTAAGAATAGGCGGAACCTATGAAAGAGAGCTTGATGTAAGGGTTATTTCAGCTACCAACAGAAATTTATTTGAAGAAGTAGCAAAGGGTTCCTTCAGGCAGGATTTATACTTTAGATTAAACGTTATAAATTTAAGAGTACCTCCTTTAAGAAAAAGGAAAGAAGATATTTTAGAATTGGCTAGATATTTTCTGAAAAGTCTTAATTATGAGAATAGAGATGTTAATAACAAAAAAACATTCAGTAAAGGATTTGAAAATAAGCTGGTAGAGTATGAATGGACCGGAAATGTAAGAGAGTTGAAAAATATAATTCAAAGGGCTTATTACATGGCTGAAGGGGAAATAATAAAAAATGTTTCACTTCCTTTAAATAAAGCTGCCAAATCTGTCAGAGAGACAGCGAATTTGAATCTCAAGGACATCGAAAGGGACAGTATAGTGCAGGCATTGTCATTTAATAACAGAAATGTTCTGAAGGCGGCAAAGGACTTAAATATCAGCAAGGCTACAATATACAGAAAAATAAAAGCGTATTCTATTGATTTAGATGATATTGAAAGATTGGCACAGTAA
- a CDS encoding Lin0512 family protein, with translation MIATSRFIIEFGMGMDFHGQDVTKAAVKAASDAISKSCLVGLREVCGFSHDDINKKVLIDVTVGVTRPEEVKTGEVSKCFPVGRVTVKAVKGGLKTEGLYFEEFGDKDDSIEVAVASVKVEIKN, from the coding sequence GTGATAGCGACGAGCAGGTTTATAATTGAATTTGGTATGGGAATGGATTTTCACGGACAGGATGTAACAAAAGCTGCTGTCAAGGCGGCAAGCGATGCCATATCTAAAAGCTGTCTGGTCGGACTGAGAGAGGTTTGCGGATTTTCTCACGATGACATTAATAAAAAAGTACTTATTGATGTTACGGTTGGAGTAACAAGACCGGAGGAAGTAAAAACTGGAGAGGTTTCAAAGTGCTTTCCTGTGGGAAGAGTGACAGTAAAGGCGGTAAAAGGAGGCTTAAAAACAGAAGGACTTTATTTTGAAGAGTTCGGAGACAAAGATGATTCTATTGAAGTCGCTGTAGCAAGTGTAAAGGTTGAAATCAAAAATTGA
- a CDS encoding thiamine pyrophosphate-dependent dehydrogenase E1 component subunit alpha codes for MGGSILKITNEQVKNMYETMLKIRKFETRAKDLFAEGKVGGFVHLYIGEEAVATGACANLKDDDYITSTHRGHGHIIAKGGDLKHMMAELYQKETGYCKGKGGSMHIADATKGILGANGIVGAGHNIAAGAGLAIQYKKTDQVCVCFFGDASTNQSTFHEALNLASVWKLPVIFVCENNGYGISVSQARHQAITDVSVRASAYNMPGVTVDGNDVFAVHEAVGEAVSRARKGQGPTLIECKTYRWRGHFEGDPTVYRPEGELDMWIKKDPIPKIEKYMVENSIMTKEEIDQKNEDVDKMINEAEKFADESSMPSLKSALEDVYTDIVEEGRIR; via the coding sequence ATGGGAGGTAGTATTTTGAAAATTACGAATGAGCAAGTAAAAAACATGTATGAAACAATGTTAAAAATCCGTAAGTTTGAAACAAGAGCAAAGGATTTATTTGCTGAAGGAAAGGTAGGCGGATTTGTTCATCTGTACATAGGTGAAGAAGCGGTGGCAACAGGAGCCTGTGCCAATCTGAAGGATGATGATTATATAACCAGCACTCATAGAGGGCATGGTCATATAATTGCCAAAGGCGGAGATTTAAAACATATGATGGCAGAGTTGTATCAAAAGGAGACCGGTTATTGCAAGGGCAAAGGTGGTTCGATGCATATAGCTGATGCAACTAAGGGCATACTGGGAGCTAATGGTATTGTTGGTGCCGGTCACAATATTGCAGCTGGAGCAGGACTTGCAATTCAATACAAAAAAACTGACCAGGTTTGCGTGTGCTTCTTTGGGGATGCGTCGACAAATCAAAGTACGTTTCATGAGGCTTTAAATTTAGCCAGTGTTTGGAAGCTTCCGGTAATATTCGTCTGCGAAAATAACGGCTACGGTATTTCGGTTAGTCAGGCAAGGCATCAGGCCATAACCGATGTTTCGGTGAGAGCGTCGGCTTACAACATGCCTGGAGTAACAGTTGATGGTAATGATGTGTTTGCGGTTCATGAAGCTGTAGGTGAAGCTGTATCAAGAGCCAGAAAGGGACAAGGGCCTACTCTCATTGAATGCAAAACATATAGATGGCGAGGACATTTCGAAGGAGACCCTACAGTTTACAGGCCTGAAGGTGAATTAGATATGTGGATTAAGAAGGATCCGATTCCAAAGATAGAAAAATACATGGTAGAGAACAGTATTATGACGAAAGAAGAAATTGACCAAAAAAATGAAGATGTAGACAAAATGATTAATGAAGCAGAAAAATTTGCGGATGAAAGCAGTATGCCGTCACTAAAATCGGCGCTAGAGGATGTTTATACTGATATAGTTGAGGAGGGCAGAATAAGATGA
- a CDS encoding alpha-ketoacid dehydrogenase subunit beta, translated as MRKMTYAEGIREGMGVRMRENPDVFLFGEDVGKFGGCFGVSAGMFDEFGEMRVRDTPISEGAIIGAAVGSAACGLRPIAELMFVDFVTVGMDQLVNQAAKMRYMFGGKITLPMVVRLPGGGGASAAAQHSQSLEAWLAHVPGLKVVYPSNAQDAYGLMLTAIDDDNPVIFLENKILYSVKSDVEDEVKPIPFGKAAVKKEGKDVTIISYGRQVLDSLKAADTLAKEGIDAEVIDIRSLFPLDKESIFKSLEKTHKVLIVSEEAKRGAFTGEIASLIAEECFYELDAPIKRIGSLNTPVPFATNLESYVLPNDQDIVLAVKSLL; from the coding sequence ATGAGAAAAATGACTTATGCTGAGGGTATAAGAGAAGGTATGGGCGTTAGGATGAGAGAAAATCCTGATGTATTCCTTTTTGGAGAAGATGTTGGAAAGTTCGGAGGATGCTTTGGAGTTTCAGCAGGAATGTTTGACGAGTTCGGAGAAATGAGAGTCAGAGACACACCTATATCAGAAGGTGCGATAATAGGCGCGGCTGTAGGATCAGCTGCATGCGGCCTGAGGCCTATAGCAGAATTAATGTTTGTAGATTTTGTTACTGTGGGAATGGATCAATTAGTAAATCAGGCAGCTAAAATGAGATATATGTTCGGAGGGAAAATTACGCTTCCAATGGTGGTGAGACTTCCAGGTGGCGGCGGTGCAAGCGCAGCGGCTCAGCATTCACAGTCTCTTGAAGCATGGCTTGCTCATGTGCCTGGATTAAAAGTTGTATATCCGTCAAACGCTCAGGATGCATACGGATTGATGCTAACTGCAATAGACGACGATAATCCCGTAATATTTTTAGAAAATAAAATACTGTACTCCGTAAAAAGCGATGTAGAGGACGAAGTAAAGCCTATACCTTTTGGCAAGGCTGCTGTTAAAAAGGAAGGAAAAGATGTAACGATTATAAGTTACGGAAGACAGGTGCTGGATTCTTTGAAGGCAGCAGACACACTGGCAAAAGAGGGGATTGATGCCGAAGTGATTGACATAAGGAGTTTATTCCCGCTGGACAAGGAATCAATTTTTAAATCCCTTGAAAAAACGCATAAAGTTTTAATTGTGAGCGAGGAAGCTAAACGGGGAGCATTCACCGGAGAAATTGCATCCTTAATTGCTGAAGAATGCTTTTATGAATTAGATGCTCCAATAAAAAGAATAGGATCTTTGAACACACCGGTACCATTTGCTACAAATTTGGAAAGTTATGTCCTGCCTAATGATCAAGATATTGTTTTGGCAGTTAAATCTTTACTTTAG
- a CDS encoding ATP-NAD kinase family protein: MISIGIIANPASGKDIRRLVSHATVIDNNEKINIVERVVLGAQALGVERIYMMPDSYNMGYRVEDKLNTCSELECEINVINMMRYDGIEDTLKAAEYMENAKVGCIVTLGGDGTNRAVAKVIKNTPVITISTGTNNAYPVMMEGTVAGMAAAAVASGRFNKSLFVRKDKRIEIYKDNALKDIALIDAVISKDIFVGSKAIWNMDNIEKIFVSRCHPASIGFSSIAGCKKIIFPDDDFGACIDINVDNSKVAAAVAAGVVVPISISEPTILDIDEEYEYTTCCRGTIALDGEREIQFSENQKYVFKITRNGPYHVNVKKALETAQLNGFFSI; this comes from the coding sequence GTGATTTCAATAGGAATAATAGCAAATCCCGCTTCGGGAAAGGATATAAGAAGGCTTGTCTCTCATGCTACAGTAATTGACAACAATGAAAAAATAAATATAGTGGAAAGAGTTGTATTGGGTGCTCAGGCACTTGGTGTGGAAAGAATCTATATGATGCCGGACTCTTACAATATGGGATACAGAGTCGAGGATAAGCTGAATACATGCAGCGAATTAGAATGTGAAATAAATGTAATAAATATGATGCGCTATGACGGAATAGAAGATACTCTGAAAGCAGCAGAGTACATGGAAAATGCAAAGGTGGGGTGTATTGTTACTTTAGGCGGAGACGGCACAAATCGCGCAGTTGCAAAGGTAATAAAAAATACGCCTGTTATAACAATATCTACAGGAACCAATAATGCTTATCCGGTCATGATGGAGGGGACTGTTGCAGGAATGGCTGCTGCTGCAGTCGCTTCCGGCCGTTTCAATAAAAGCTTATTTGTAAGAAAGGATAAGCGGATAGAAATTTATAAGGATAATGCTTTGAAAGACATTGCTCTTATTGATGCAGTTATATCTAAAGATATATTCGTAGGATCAAAGGCAATATGGAATATGGATAATATTGAAAAAATATTTGTATCCAGATGCCATCCTGCATCTATAGGTTTTTCTTCCATAGCAGGATGTAAAAAAATAATTTTTCCTGATGATGATTTTGGTGCCTGCATTGATATTAATGTAGATAACAGCAAGGTTGCTGCTGCAGTAGCTGCCGGAGTTGTAGTTCCTATTTCAATTTCAGAGCCGACCATACTAGATATAGACGAAGAGTATGAATATACAACGTGCTGCAGAGGTACTATAGCGCTGGACGGGGAAAGAGAAATACAGTTTTCAGAAAATCAAAAGTATGTGTTTAAGATTACCAGAAACGGTCCATATCATGTAAATGTAAAAAAAGCTTTAGAAACGGCACAGTTGAATGGTTTTTTCAGCATATAG